A genomic window from Cytobacillus suaedae includes:
- the crtI gene encoding phytoene desaturase produces the protein MEIGIVGAGVGGLVTALLLAKQGNSVTIFEKEAFLGGRLTSQGNERYRIDQGPTIVLLPDLLKEILQEAGIPEEELELIPCDPLYDIHFNDGTTYTKFRDLPTQLAEIERLFPGESDHFLRYLSDMSSVYRIGMKAFLSKTFKRKRDFLTFENMKLLVDSKAYKDLKSFNASYFSQSKLQEAYSLQSLYIGGSPLEVPGLYGLVAYSEHAFGIWYLKGGYYNLIPVLERACKRMGITIHVEAKVESLQIEQKVCKGLVVNNEDYRFDAVVFNGDFPNLYPMINTRERKKSYKPSSGCVLVYLGIEKRFQATKAHQFYLSEHFEKNMNQVFKTKQLPEDPSFYIFNPVVLDEKAAPPGESVLYFLIPVPSGDDIDWETEAPAVVEKVMEKAEKRHFNGLRESIRWMEIRTPKDAINDGLFQGGSFGIAPTLFQSGGFRPQLSPYNIERLYSVGASVHPGGGVPIVLQGARILSELIKKELGA, from the coding sequence ATGGAAATAGGAATTGTAGGAGCAGGAGTGGGTGGACTTGTAACGGCGCTATTGCTTGCTAAACAAGGAAACTCTGTCACCATATTTGAAAAGGAAGCTTTCTTAGGAGGTAGACTAACGTCTCAAGGAAATGAACGGTATCGAATTGATCAAGGACCAACCATTGTCCTTTTGCCAGATTTATTGAAGGAAATCCTTCAGGAAGCTGGGATACCAGAAGAAGAATTGGAGCTCATTCCGTGTGACCCACTTTACGATATTCATTTTAATGATGGAACTACTTATACCAAGTTTAGGGATCTGCCTACCCAGCTGGCCGAGATAGAGCGACTATTCCCAGGGGAGTCCGATCACTTTCTTCGTTATCTCTCTGACATGTCTAGTGTCTATCGAATAGGAATGAAAGCCTTTCTAAGCAAGACCTTTAAAAGAAAACGAGATTTTCTTACATTTGAAAATATGAAGCTATTAGTTGATTCAAAGGCCTATAAAGATTTGAAAAGCTTTAATGCTTCCTACTTTTCACAATCAAAGCTTCAAGAGGCATATTCCTTACAATCCCTATACATTGGCGGTTCTCCGCTAGAGGTACCAGGACTGTATGGATTAGTCGCCTATAGTGAGCATGCTTTTGGCATTTGGTATTTAAAGGGTGGTTATTACAATCTAATACCAGTGCTAGAGAGAGCCTGTAAACGAATGGGAATCACGATTCATGTCGAAGCAAAGGTAGAGAGCCTTCAAATTGAACAGAAAGTGTGCAAAGGCTTAGTTGTGAACAATGAGGATTACCGTTTTGACGCAGTCGTTTTCAATGGTGATTTCCCCAACTTATATCCAATGATTAATACACGTGAACGGAAGAAAAGCTATAAACCTTCATCTGGCTGTGTCCTAGTTTATCTAGGAATTGAGAAACGGTTTCAGGCGACGAAAGCTCATCAATTTTACTTATCTGAACACTTTGAAAAAAATATGAACCAAGTATTTAAAACAAAACAGCTGCCTGAAGATCCTTCCTTTTATATTTTTAATCCTGTCGTTTTAGATGAAAAGGCAGCACCTCCTGGAGAAAGTGTTCTTTACTTTCTCATTCCGGTACCTTCTGGTGATGACATTGATTGGGAAACAGAAGCACCAGCTGTTGTCGAAAAGGTGATGGAAAAGGCTGAAAAGAGACATTTTAACGGGTTACGAGAATCAATCAGGTGGATGGAGATCCGTACGCCAAAAGATGCCATAAATGATGGTCTATTTCAAGGCGGAAGCTTTGGTATTGCGCCGACTCTTTTTCAGTCAGGAGGATTTAGACCTCAACTATCTCCATACAACATTGAACGCCTGTATAGTGTTGGTGCCTCTGTTCACCCTGGAGGTGGGGTTCCAATTGTGCTACAAGGGGCACGTATTTTAAGCGAATTAATTAAAAAGGAGCTGGGTGCATGA
- the crtI gene encoding phytoene desaturase gives MKKVIVVGAGVAGLASAIRLQHAGYQVEIYEKGLTPGGKMNRIELDGGYKFDLGPSIVMMPELYRELFELCGRDPDDYIPMEKLDPIYRAYFSDIPDKPFDISSDLTELTKTIESISEEDTAGFFQYMHEIYKRFIIAKHHVLQRPFRKRSDFYNLPMLKKALKLKPYDTADTFIGKYIKNERLKQLISFQTLYIGISPLKSPSFYTMIPMIQFLYGVWFIKGGMYTMALAMERLFRELGGTVHYGKDVQEIAINNRKAEGIVVDGQKISSNYVVCNADFPYAMKHLVKDKYAKGKYTDKKIDSMKYSCSCFLLYLGMDRKYEEIDHVHNFIFNENLNQNLKDIFDGKKLTNASFYVYIASKMDPSLAPEGKDGLYILMPVSDIATSNYTWDEETISYYRSYILNELKKIRGFENIEDEIVTETHTTPLDFRSKFNAYNGATFGLQPILKQSNHYRPQSKASHCENLYFTGSSTHPGAGVPIVLLSARITAQELIQDDTGTLFDYSVK, from the coding sequence ATGAAGAAGGTGATTGTCGTAGGGGCGGGTGTAGCGGGGCTTGCTAGTGCCATAAGGCTACAGCATGCGGGCTATCAGGTAGAAATATATGAAAAAGGTTTAACACCCGGAGGCAAAATGAATCGTATTGAACTGGATGGTGGGTACAAATTTGATTTGGGACCCAGCATCGTTATGATGCCAGAATTATATCGGGAACTATTTGAACTATGCGGCCGCGACCCTGATGATTACATTCCAATGGAAAAACTGGATCCAATTTATCGGGCTTATTTCAGTGATATTCCCGACAAGCCCTTTGATATCTCCTCTGACCTAACAGAATTGACAAAGACAATTGAATCAATTAGCGAAGAGGACACAGCAGGTTTTTTTCAATATATGCATGAAATTTACAAACGATTTATAATTGCAAAGCATCACGTTCTTCAAAGACCTTTTCGTAAAAGGTCTGATTTCTATAACCTTCCGATGTTGAAGAAAGCATTGAAACTAAAACCTTACGACACTGCAGATACGTTTATAGGAAAATATATTAAGAATGAACGGCTGAAACAGTTGATCAGTTTTCAAACGTTATACATAGGTATTTCACCACTTAAAAGTCCTTCTTTTTACACCATGATTCCTATGATTCAATTTTTATATGGAGTATGGTTTATAAAAGGCGGTATGTATACGATGGCTTTGGCCATGGAGAGGCTCTTCAGGGAACTTGGAGGTACCGTTCACTATGGAAAAGATGTTCAAGAGATAGCCATTAACAATCGCAAAGCTGAAGGGATTGTTGTGGACGGACAGAAAATCTCTTCGAATTATGTTGTTTGTAATGCAGACTTTCCATATGCAATGAAGCACTTGGTAAAAGACAAATATGCCAAAGGAAAATATACTGATAAGAAAATCGACAGCATGAAATACTCTTGTTCCTGTTTTCTGTTATATCTCGGTATGGACCGGAAATACGAAGAAATTGACCATGTACATAATTTTATTTTCAACGAAAACCTAAATCAGAATCTTAAAGATATTTTTGATGGGAAGAAACTGACGAATGCTTCCTTTTATGTATATATCGCTTCAAAAATGGATCCTTCACTTGCACCAGAGGGTAAGGATGGATTGTATATCCTGATGCCTGTATCGGATATAGCTACATCAAACTATACATGGGACGAGGAAACCATTTCTTATTATCGAAGTTACATTTTAAATGAATTAAAGAAAATACGTGGTTTTGAAAACATTGAAGATGAGATTGTCACCGAAACGCATACAACACCATTGGATTTTAGGTCGAAATTCAATGCCTATAATGGCGCGACGTTTGGTTTGCAGCCAATTCTGAAACAAAGCAACCACTATCGTCCGCAAAGCAAGGCGAGTCATTGTGAAAATTTGTACTTTACCGGAAGCAGTACACATCCTGGCGCCGGTGTCCCAATTGTGCTTTTATCAGCCAGAATTACAGCACAGGAACTGATACAAGACGATACGGGCACTTTGTTTGATTACTCAGTAAAATAA
- the crtI gene encoding phytoene desaturase, whose protein sequence is MINLTKRKKVAVIGAGPGGLGVSMLLSAQGYEVSVYEKQPIIGGRTSKLTLGDYTFDLGPTFFMMPSILEELFEMSGRRLQDYMELQEIDPLYTLKFGDLTFSPSRNKEKMIAEMEEKFPGSFSGYENFMKVEGEKFDRVTPLLQQPFTKLTDFITRNMVRALPKLNALDTVYNRLSTYFKDERLKWAFSFQAKYLGMSPWECPGTFTILSYLEHRYGLFHPIGGVNQLCKAMASVIEEYGGKIYTETGVQKVLVERGKAIGVRLENGETMISDDVIINADFGHAVTTLFDQSDLKRYRKENVEKKKLSCSTFMLYLGVNKPLKLPHHMIVFADDYKKNVEEMTKTMKLSENPSIYVHNPSLSDPTLAPKGKSSLYVLMPVPNLTAEIDWNIEKERVREQMLSILEQEPELQDIRAYIEVEKVISPLEWQNEVYVYKGATFNLAHSLDQMMYFRPHNQFEDVSHCFLVGGGTHPGSGLPTIFESARISANLVNKQYGKKEVYFTQGDGLLKEETPLWK, encoded by the coding sequence ATGATTAATTTGACAAAGAGGAAAAAGGTCGCAGTGATCGGTGCAGGTCCTGGTGGGCTAGGTGTTTCTATGCTTCTTTCCGCACAGGGCTATGAGGTGAGTGTGTATGAAAAGCAACCAATCATCGGCGGCAGAACGTCAAAACTCACGCTGGGTGATTACACCTTTGATTTAGGTCCCACTTTTTTTATGATGCCTTCAATCCTTGAAGAATTATTTGAGATGAGTGGACGTCGTTTACAGGATTATATGGAGCTACAGGAAATTGATCCGTTATATACATTGAAATTTGGAGACTTGACCTTTTCTCCATCGAGAAACAAGGAAAAGATGATAGCAGAAATGGAAGAAAAGTTCCCAGGTAGCTTCTCAGGTTATGAGAACTTTATGAAGGTAGAAGGGGAGAAGTTTGACCGCGTCACTCCTTTACTTCAGCAGCCCTTTACGAAGCTAACTGATTTTATCACAAGAAATATGGTAAGAGCGTTACCTAAGTTAAATGCGCTTGATACAGTGTATAACCGTTTATCTACATATTTTAAAGACGAACGCCTCAAATGGGCATTTTCCTTCCAAGCCAAATATTTGGGGATGTCCCCGTGGGAATGTCCTGGCACCTTTACCATTCTTTCTTATCTTGAGCATCGGTACGGGCTTTTCCACCCAATTGGCGGAGTCAATCAGCTGTGTAAGGCTATGGCTTCCGTTATTGAAGAATATGGAGGGAAGATTTATACAGAAACCGGTGTACAAAAAGTGCTAGTTGAAAGAGGAAAAGCAATAGGAGTTAGGTTAGAAAATGGAGAAACCATGATTAGCGATGATGTTATAATAAATGCCGATTTTGGTCATGCTGTTACGACCCTTTTTGATCAATCAGATTTGAAGAGATATCGAAAGGAAAATGTAGAAAAAAAGAAGCTCTCCTGTTCTACATTTATGCTGTACTTAGGTGTGAACAAACCGCTAAAACTTCCACATCATATGATTGTTTTTGCAGATGATTATAAGAAGAACGTGGAAGAAATGACGAAAACGATGAAATTATCGGAGAATCCGTCCATTTATGTTCACAATCCATCTTTATCCGATCCAACCCTGGCTCCAAAAGGGAAATCCTCTCTTTACGTATTAATGCCAGTGCCGAATTTAACGGCTGAAATTGATTGGAACATTGAAAAGGAGAGGGTACGAGAGCAAATGCTATCAATTTTGGAGCAAGAGCCAGAGCTACAAGACATTCGTGCTTATATTGAAGTTGAAAAAGTAATCTCTCCTCTTGAATGGCAAAACGAGGTGTATGTTTACAAGGGAGCCACGTTTAATTTGGCCCACAGCCTCGATCAAATGATGTATTTCCGACCCCATAATCAATTTGAAGATGTCAGTCATTGTTTTTTAGTTGGAGGAGGAACCCACCCAGGTAGCGGTCTACCGACCATTTTTGAATCAGCTCGAATCAGCGCAAATTTAGTCAACAAGCAATATGGGAAGAAAGAAGTCTACTTCACACAAGGTGACGGGTTACTAAAAGAGGAGACACCATTATGGAAATAG
- the crtI gene encoding phytoene desaturase, which yields MKNKNVLVIGGGLGGLSAAISLAQAGYDVSLYEKNEHIGGKLNRLEQDGFGFDLGPSILTMPQIFEKLFSASGKSMKDYVPIEKLDHQWRSFFPDGNIIDLYEDLKEMQEKNPSLSEKDMREYQDLLHYSKRLYDMTDKTYYKHGVDSTREIMKHTGLFAALRNFDLFSTVHGAIDKRISNEQFRDMLSYFIKYVGSSPYDAPAVLNMMIYMQHDQGVWYVPGGLHKLADGLVKLANEVGVHFHLGRKIVKLEKKNGEITGAVLEDGSKLTADYYVSNMEVIPVYERLLEEDSHFVNKLKKKFEPASSGLVMHLGVKKSYPQLRHHNFFFAENMKQQMQSIFHRHELPEDPVIYLVNVNKTDPAQAPAGHENIKVLPHIPYIRDQKPFTQQDYEQFAEQVLIKLEKMGLHDLRDHIVTKDLWTPEDIRRMYGSDRGAIYGTVSDRKKNKGFKHPKQSERYDNLYFVGGTVNPGGGMPMVTLSGQLVSEKIVQRDAANA from the coding sequence TTGAAAAATAAAAACGTACTAGTTATCGGAGGCGGACTCGGTGGACTGTCGGCTGCGATTTCACTTGCGCAGGCCGGATACGATGTCTCCTTATATGAAAAAAATGAACATATAGGAGGAAAGCTGAACCGGCTGGAACAGGATGGTTTTGGTTTTGATTTGGGCCCATCCATCCTTACGATGCCCCAGATCTTTGAAAAATTGTTTTCTGCCAGTGGGAAATCCATGAAGGACTACGTCCCGATTGAAAAGCTGGACCATCAATGGCGCTCCTTTTTCCCTGATGGAAATATCATAGACTTATATGAAGATTTGAAGGAAATGCAAGAGAAGAACCCATCTCTGAGTGAAAAGGATATGCGTGAATATCAGGATCTGCTTCACTATTCCAAAAGACTTTATGATATGACGGATAAAACCTATTATAAGCATGGCGTTGATAGTACGAGAGAAATCATGAAACATACGGGCCTGTTTGCTGCTTTAAGGAACTTTGATTTGTTTTCTACAGTTCATGGAGCCATTGACAAACGGATAAGTAATGAACAGTTCCGCGATATGCTTTCGTATTTTATCAAGTATGTGGGTTCGTCCCCTTACGATGCACCAGCGGTCTTGAACATGATGATCTACATGCAGCATGACCAAGGTGTCTGGTATGTACCCGGCGGTTTGCATAAACTGGCGGACGGCCTAGTGAAGCTAGCTAACGAAGTGGGTGTTCACTTCCACCTAGGCAGGAAGATTGTCAAGCTTGAAAAAAAGAACGGCGAAATCACAGGAGCGGTTTTGGAGGACGGTTCAAAGCTAACAGCAGATTATTATGTTTCTAATATGGAAGTCATACCTGTTTACGAACGGTTACTGGAGGAAGACAGCCATTTTGTGAATAAATTAAAGAAGAAATTCGAACCGGCTAGCTCAGGTCTTGTCATGCATTTGGGCGTGAAAAAGAGTTATCCGCAGCTGCGCCATCATAATTTCTTTTTCGCAGAAAATATGAAGCAGCAAATGCAATCAATCTTCCATCGTCATGAACTGCCGGAAGATCCGGTCATTTATTTGGTCAACGTCAATAAAACAGATCCGGCGCAGGCTCCTGCAGGGCATGAAAATATAAAAGTACTGCCCCATATTCCTTATATTCGGGATCAGAAACCTTTCACACAGCAGGACTATGAACAATTCGCTGAGCAGGTCCTGATCAAATTAGAAAAAATGGGGCTACATGATTTGCGGGATCATATCGTTACAAAGGATTTATGGACACCGGAGGATATCAGGCGGATGTATGGCTCTGATAGGGGTGCAATTTATGGAACAGTGTCAGACCGCAAGAAAAATAAAGGATTCAAGCATCCGAAACAAAGTGAACGCTATGACAATCTATATTTTGTCGGTGGAACGGTAAACCCCGGCGGCGGAATGCCGATGGTTACCTTAAGTGGCCAGCTTGTAAGCGAGAAAATAGTTCAGAGGGATGCAGCAAATGCCTGA
- a CDS encoding type 2 isopentenyl-diphosphate Delta-isomerase yields MNQRDDVNKRKADHIQICLNDDVNGRGITTGFEQFSFIHQALPEVDFAEISVETFFLEKKVATPFLISSMTGGTEKAMTINQNLAIAAEEKGWSFGVGSGRAAVEDPQRAYTFRIRKYAPSIPIIANVGAVQLNYGFGIDECKKIVDLVEADALVLHLNSLQELIQPEGNTNFRGLFQKIEELCKAFHLPIGVKEVGWGINSKLAKRLFDVGISFIDVAGAGGTNWSQVEKLRSTDPLKRAVADAISGLGIPTSECLLDIKQNEGTGTLIASGGLNNGVEAAKAIALGADLAGFGRSILAEAVTSEKALIERFTQTEYELKAAMFSIGASSINELKNTSSIKRVGYKF; encoded by the coding sequence TTGAATCAACGGGATGATGTGAACAAAAGAAAAGCTGATCATATCCAAATTTGTCTTAATGACGATGTGAACGGAAGAGGAATAACAACAGGCTTCGAGCAATTTTCATTTATTCACCAAGCTCTTCCAGAGGTGGATTTTGCAGAAATTAGCGTAGAGACCTTTTTTCTTGAAAAGAAAGTGGCTACTCCATTTCTAATTAGCTCGATGACCGGAGGAACCGAAAAGGCGATGACTATTAACCAAAACCTCGCCATCGCAGCAGAAGAAAAAGGGTGGTCATTTGGCGTAGGATCAGGCAGAGCTGCAGTCGAAGATCCTCAAAGAGCCTATACCTTTCGTATACGAAAGTATGCACCAAGCATTCCGATTATTGCGAATGTGGGGGCTGTGCAACTTAATTATGGCTTCGGTATTGATGAATGTAAAAAAATTGTAGATTTAGTTGAAGCTGATGCCTTAGTTCTACATTTAAACAGTTTGCAGGAATTAATTCAGCCCGAAGGAAATACAAACTTCCGTGGGTTATTTCAAAAAATTGAAGAGCTATGTAAAGCATTCCACCTTCCAATCGGTGTGAAAGAGGTAGGGTGGGGAATTAATAGTAAATTGGCTAAACGATTATTTGATGTGGGCATTTCATTTATAGATGTGGCTGGTGCAGGCGGAACAAACTGGAGTCAGGTCGAAAAACTTCGCTCCACTGATCCGTTAAAACGAGCAGTAGCTGATGCGATTAGTGGCTTAGGCATTCCAACGTCAGAGTGTCTTCTTGATATAAAACAAAATGAAGGTACCGGAACGCTCATTGCTAGTGGCGGGCTCAACAATGGAGTAGAGGCAGCAAAGGCTATTGCGCTAGGTGCCGATCTTGCTGGTTTTGGTCGATCCATACTTGCAGAAGCCGTCACGTCTGAAAAGGCGTTAATCGAGCGTTTTACTCAGACAGAGTACGAATTAAAGGCTGCGATGTTTAGCATTGGAGCTTCTTCAATAAACGAGTTGAAGAACACTTCATCCATAAAGCGAGTGGGTTACAAGTTTTAA
- a CDS encoding alpha/beta hydrolase: MFTVMIAKLLRLLPNQAKKTPMIPFQQVKMKKDVEVETSVKPTNISLYYPLEARQKKFPVYINFHGGAFIMHEKEMDDPYCRYLANHAGCVVVNVDYAKAPEYPFPKPIEQSYEILHWIKRRADELNIDAEKMMVGGQSSGANLAAALCLYLEEKGENQPLLQVLSCPMLDFATPHAEKPEPDKWRARYPQVAHFLNMCYIPDKGQAEHPLVSPVRAVVNGRLASALILIAEYDAFRPEAECYSEKLKASGVNVQEEIFIDCKHAFTHLGPKDKAEEAWKLVAWKIRATAESYGN; the protein is encoded by the coding sequence ATGTTCACTGTTATGATTGCAAAATTACTTCGTCTCCTACCTAATCAAGCAAAAAAGACTCCTATGATTCCCTTTCAGCAAGTGAAAATGAAAAAAGATGTGGAAGTTGAGACATCTGTAAAACCTACTAACATTTCCTTGTACTATCCCTTGGAAGCAAGACAGAAAAAGTTTCCTGTCTATATCAATTTTCATGGTGGAGCGTTCATCATGCATGAAAAGGAAATGGACGATCCTTATTGCCGCTACCTGGCCAATCATGCAGGATGTGTAGTTGTTAATGTTGATTATGCGAAAGCACCGGAGTACCCTTTTCCCAAGCCAATTGAACAGAGTTATGAAATTCTTCATTGGATAAAGAGAAGAGCCGATGAGTTGAATATTGATGCGGAAAAAATGATGGTTGGCGGACAGAGTTCAGGAGCAAATTTAGCAGCAGCCCTCTGTCTCTACTTAGAAGAAAAAGGGGAAAATCAGCCGCTGCTCCAAGTGCTGTCCTGTCCGATGTTGGATTTTGCCACCCCGCATGCAGAAAAACCGGAACCGGATAAGTGGCGTGCCCGATATCCACAAGTAGCACATTTTTTAAACATGTGTTACATACCGGACAAAGGACAAGCGGAGCATCCTCTTGTTTCTCCTGTTCGTGCTGTGGTGAATGGCCGCTTAGCTTCTGCCCTTATTCTCATAGCGGAGTACGATGCATTCAGGCCTGAAGCAGAATGCTATTCTGAGAAATTAAAAGCATCTGGGGTAAACGTTCAAGAAGAGATATTTATAGATTGTAAACATGCTTTTACTCATTTAGGCCCAAAAGATAAAGCAGAAGAGGCTTGGAAGCTTGTCGCATGGAAAATCAGGGCAACGGCCGAATCCTATGGGAATTGA
- a CDS encoding aldehyde dehydrogenase family protein, with product MPDNDHHFLKTLPQRQREDLLSTGRPSLEAVKKQLLKLKTILLEYEAAFTCALQSDLGKPAFESFSSEIAVLLNEIEYVCKHIAKWNRPVRSRHLKLGYVEALKKVRHPYGSVLIIGSWNYPVQLTLMPAIGAIAGGNRCVIKPSEHAPATAELLKELINHAFPPEQLHVVTGDAQTASLLTSAPFDLIFFTGSGKTGKAVAEQAAKNLTPVILELGGKNPCIMDETGYSKAAIREIVWGKFLNAGQTCIAPDTLFVHHSIYEKALNEISTSVSAFYGDKPQTSGDYGRICTDAHFQKMVEFIGQGIVRHGGAHDRNDRFIAPTVVTDIKPGSPILQEEIFGPVLPVIPYTDLKTLLSSGRLQRDTLTGYIFSKNKNQIHLFKEHMLSPTISVNQVIHHAASPHIAFGGVGRSGYGAYHGKAGFLAFSYEKTDYKTYHYLRFQGKFPPYSERNMKALKKLRKWLL from the coding sequence ATGCCTGACAATGATCATCATTTTCTGAAGACATTACCCCAAAGGCAGAGGGAGGACCTGTTGTCCACGGGAAGGCCATCACTTGAAGCTGTTAAAAAACAGCTTTTGAAGCTGAAAACCATTCTTTTGGAGTACGAAGCTGCCTTTACCTGTGCCCTTCAATCAGATTTGGGAAAACCTGCATTTGAATCCTTTTCATCTGAAATTGCTGTTTTATTGAATGAAATCGAGTATGTTTGCAAGCATATAGCAAAATGGAACCGGCCTGTCCGGTCCAGACACCTTAAATTGGGATACGTGGAAGCTCTAAAAAAAGTGAGGCATCCATATGGGAGTGTACTCATCATCGGTTCGTGGAATTATCCGGTTCAGCTTACCTTGATGCCAGCCATTGGTGCAATTGCCGGCGGAAACCGCTGCGTGATTAAACCATCTGAACATGCACCAGCAACGGCTGAATTGCTAAAAGAACTCATAAATCACGCTTTTCCTCCCGAACAATTACACGTTGTGACAGGAGATGCACAAACCGCTAGCCTATTGACTTCAGCCCCTTTTGACCTAATTTTTTTTACAGGCAGCGGAAAGACTGGAAAAGCTGTGGCAGAACAGGCAGCTAAAAATCTCACACCAGTGATACTAGAACTCGGCGGGAAAAACCCTTGTATTATGGATGAAACAGGCTATTCAAAAGCGGCCATTAGGGAAATTGTCTGGGGGAAATTCCTTAATGCTGGTCAAACCTGTATTGCACCCGATACCCTTTTTGTCCATCATTCCATTTATGAAAAAGCGCTGAATGAAATTTCTACATCCGTTTCCGCTTTCTACGGAGATAAGCCTCAGACAAGCGGAGATTATGGCAGGATCTGTACTGATGCACATTTTCAAAAGATGGTTGAGTTTATCGGTCAAGGAATTGTCCGGCATGGAGGTGCACATGATCGAAATGATCGGTTCATCGCCCCTACCGTGGTAACGGATATCAAACCGGGAAGTCCGATTTTGCAGGAAGAAATTTTCGGTCCGGTTCTTCCTGTCATTCCCTATACAGACTTAAAAACGTTATTATCCAGTGGCAGGCTTCAGCGCGATACACTTACGGGTTATATTTTCAGTAAAAACAAAAATCAAATTCACCTGTTCAAGGAACATATGCTTTCACCAACCATTAGTGTCAACCAAGTGATACATCATGCTGCAAGCCCTCATATTGCATTTGGAGGGGTTGGAAGGAGCGGATACGGTGCTTATCACGGCAAAGCTGGTTTCCTAGCTTTTAGTTATGAAAAAACAGATTACAAAACGTATCATTACCTGCGTTTTCAAGGTAAATTTCCGCCGTATTCCGAACGAAATATGAAAGCATTGAAAAAGTTAAGAAAATGGCTGCTGTAA
- a CDS encoding phytoene/squalene synthase family protein translates to MIHSNLILECEKMMKKGSASFYEAFRFLPSPRKEAVFVIYAFCRLIDDSIDEPENSPFTIEELEDKFKHIEKAEGHFIWPSLRWLFDNFPVGKEPFLKQISGQRMDLSLTHYQSMKQLEVYCEKVAGSVGEMLLPVLHDSPTLDVQKAGIQLGKAMQIVNIIRDVGEDLNRGRRYIPDEWMAKYQYTHTEFEEMTVNFRFKKMINGLMDLAWSWFEKGLADIESYSTESAFSIKLASNYYAAIMEAVKINEYQVYTKRAIVSDKKKKAIYITTLQSALEGDVQSIEA, encoded by the coding sequence ATGATTCATTCTAACTTGATACTAGAGTGTGAAAAGATGATGAAGAAAGGCTCTGCTAGTTTTTACGAGGCATTTCGTTTTCTTCCTTCCCCAAGAAAAGAAGCAGTGTTTGTCATTTACGCATTTTGTAGGTTAATAGATGATTCTATTGACGAGCCTGAAAATTCACCTTTTACAATTGAAGAACTAGAAGATAAATTTAAACATATTGAGAAAGCAGAGGGACACTTTATTTGGCCTTCTTTAAGGTGGTTGTTTGACAACTTTCCTGTTGGTAAAGAGCCATTTTTAAAGCAAATTTCGGGTCAACGAATGGACTTATCGTTAACACACTATCAATCAATGAAGCAATTAGAGGTTTATTGTGAAAAAGTAGCCGGCTCTGTTGGAGAAATGCTTCTACCCGTTCTTCATGATTCGCCGACCCTAGATGTGCAAAAGGCAGGGATTCAGCTCGGGAAAGCAATGCAGATTGTAAACATTATTAGGGATGTCGGAGAGGATTTAAACAGAGGCCGCCGATATATTCCGGATGAATGGATGGCTAAATATCAATATACCCACACTGAATTTGAAGAGATGACGGTCAATTTTAGGTTTAAGAAAATGATCAATGGACTGATGGACCTTGCGTGGAGTTGGTTTGAAAAAGGATTGGCAGACATTGAATCCTACTCAACTGAAAGTGCGTTTTCAATTAAACTGGCATCCAACTATTATGCTGCCATTATGGAAGCTGTCAAAATTAATGAATATCAAGTTTATACAAAACGAGCCATCGTGAGTGATAAAAAGAAAAAAGCAATCTACATAACGACGCTACAAAGTGCTTTAGAGGGTGACGTCCAATCAATTGAAGCTTAA